One candidate division WOR-3 bacterium DNA window includes the following coding sequences:
- a CDS encoding LptF/LptG family permease: MKVLYKYILKNFLRYLILCLGVLVFIYIIINLFDNLGKYLAKNARLMDIFIYYLYLTPSYIVLLIPVASI, from the coding sequence ATGAAGGTGCTCTATAAATACATCCTGAAAAATTTTCTCAGATACCTGATTCTCTGTCTCGGTGTCCTGGTATTCATTTACATCATCATAAATCTCTTTGACAACCTTGGAAAATACCTTGCGAAAAACGCCCGGCTGATGGACATCTTTATCTATTACCTCTATCTGACGCCGTCTTATATTGTTCTCCTCATCCCGGTCGCTTCAATAA